Proteins from a genomic interval of Rubinisphaera italica:
- a CDS encoding motility protein A — MDKATVGGLVMAFGLLALAVMLAPGGSFLAFWDAASAAVVIGGAIAATCIAFPFAALFLVPGVMKKVFNPKVSDLKPVISQLVEFAEIARRDGILALESKTEEISDPFILLGIQMAVDGTDAELMEAVLRTEMEAVAMRHKTGKSLMETVGRYAPAFGMIGTLMGLIIMLGNMDDPAAIGPGMAVALITTLYGAMVSNMIFLPFADKLGFYSKRELEVREVIVRGILSIQDGDNPRVLEQKLSTFLPVSQRASEDKEAA; from the coding sequence ATGGATAAGGCGACCGTAGGCGGATTGGTCATGGCTTTCGGGCTGCTGGCGCTGGCTGTTATGCTGGCACCGGGCGGATCGTTCCTTGCCTTCTGGGATGCGGCTTCTGCAGCTGTCGTGATTGGGGGGGCGATTGCAGCCACCTGCATCGCTTTTCCGTTTGCAGCGTTATTCCTTGTTCCCGGGGTGATGAAGAAAGTCTTCAACCCAAAAGTCAGCGATTTGAAACCGGTCATCAGCCAACTGGTTGAATTTGCCGAAATCGCTCGTCGGGATGGAATTCTGGCACTGGAAAGTAAGACGGAAGAAATTTCCGATCCCTTCATCCTGTTGGGCATACAAATGGCGGTCGATGGGACCGATGCCGAATTGATGGAAGCAGTGTTACGAACCGAAATGGAAGCCGTCGCCATGCGGCATAAAACGGGCAAAAGCCTCATGGAGACGGTGGGACGATATGCTCCCGCCTTTGGAATGATCGGTACCTTAATGGGGTTGATCATCATGTTGGGGAATATGGACGATCCGGCGGCTATCGGTCCCGGTATGGCGGTCGCACTGATTACTACACTCTATGGTGCGATGGTTTCCAACATGATTTTCCTTCCTTTTGCCGACAAACTCGGCTTCTACAGCAAACGGGAACTGGAAGTTCGCGAAGTCATTGTGAGAGGGATTCTCTCCATTCAGGATGGAGACAATCCCCGTGTCCTCGAACAGAAACTGAGCACTTTCCTGCCTGTGAGCCAGAGAGCGTCGGAAGACAAAGAGGCGGCGTAG
- a CDS encoding flagellar FlbD family protein, whose product MIKLTKLNGDQFVLNAELIRYIESRPDTYITLTSDDRLIVLESVDEVVKRSVDYSRSVRRIPGMGT is encoded by the coding sequence TTGATTAAATTAACAAAACTCAATGGCGATCAATTCGTACTCAATGCGGAATTAATCCGCTATATCGAAAGTCGGCCTGATACCTACATCACTTTGACATCCGATGATCGCCTCATTGTGCTCGAATCAGTCGATGAAGTCGTAAAACGCAGTGTCGACTATTCGCGTTCGGTTCGACGGATTCCTGGGATGGGAACATAA
- a CDS encoding flagellar hook-basal body complex protein codes for MGLTSALTTSLNGLALNEQTIDVIGNNIANAGTNGYKASNVLFQTQLSRTLSVGSRPTTGNGGTNPKQIGLGANSAAIVKDFTQGSITNSASPSDLAIQGDGFFIVSGSDGNVYTRAGNFNLSSEDSLVTPAGLRVQGYGVDEDFNLVTTQLTDIEIPLGDLTVAQQTRNVEISGAVLSTGSVSTQGTTLSSQDAFVNTAGGTVVGGDTASGTTLLTDLYKDGDTTALFNANDVITFTPRKGGRLLEPQTLAVTATTSLAELLTMMDQTLGIHSGGDVPTEGGSNPGITIDANGLIQVIGNRGSVNDISLTLGDFTKTDGTTSATVEIPFSKNQTADGESSITDFIVYDSLGQEVNVKLTTYLESRDSTSSTFRYFLESNDDSDADVVLANGSFVFDGVGEVSSGAIQQFSIDRNNTAAVSPMQINIDFSTLTGISTTSAGSAITLQSQDGSSPGSLSRFVIDETGVINGIFDNGIIRTLGQVVLARFSNPQGLLDNGNTTFLEGVSSGTPFLVTAGNFGAGTIRSGSIELSNTDIGRNLVDLIVSSTNYRGNARVIDSVQRLVDELLLLGR; via the coding sequence ATGGGATTAACGTCCGCACTTACGACGTCATTGAATGGTCTGGCACTTAACGAACAGACGATCGATGTCATCGGTAATAATATTGCCAATGCCGGTACGAACGGCTACAAAGCTTCGAACGTATTGTTCCAGACGCAGTTGTCTCGAACACTCTCAGTCGGTTCGCGACCGACCACTGGTAACGGGGGGACGAATCCCAAGCAGATCGGTTTGGGAGCCAATTCGGCTGCGATCGTCAAAGACTTCACGCAGGGCTCAATTACCAACTCAGCAAGCCCTTCCGACCTGGCCATTCAAGGGGATGGATTTTTTATTGTCAGTGGATCTGACGGGAATGTTTATACCCGTGCTGGCAATTTCAATTTGAGCAGTGAAGATTCATTGGTTACACCAGCTGGCTTACGTGTTCAGGGTTATGGTGTTGATGAAGATTTTAATCTGGTCACCACTCAGTTGACCGATATCGAAATTCCTCTGGGGGATTTGACCGTCGCTCAGCAGACGCGAAATGTCGAAATCAGTGGAGCAGTGCTTTCTACAGGTAGTGTCTCCACGCAGGGAACGACACTTTCCTCACAGGATGCTTTCGTAAATACCGCTGGAGGAACTGTTGTCGGTGGAGATACAGCCTCGGGGACGACCTTATTGACTGATTTATACAAGGATGGGGATACAACGGCACTTTTTAATGCTAACGATGTCATCACTTTTACTCCACGAAAAGGGGGACGGTTATTAGAGCCACAAACGTTGGCTGTGACTGCGACTACAAGCCTTGCTGAGTTGTTGACGATGATGGATCAAACACTCGGAATTCATAGTGGGGGGGATGTCCCTACTGAAGGTGGTTCCAATCCCGGCATCACGATTGATGCGAACGGTCTTATTCAAGTTATCGGGAATCGAGGATCGGTTAATGATATTTCATTGACTCTGGGCGACTTCACCAAAACTGACGGAACCACATCCGCCACTGTTGAAATTCCATTTTCAAAAAATCAGACGGCTGATGGTGAAAGTTCGATTACTGACTTCATCGTTTACGATTCTCTCGGACAGGAAGTCAACGTTAAGCTGACGACCTATCTGGAATCCCGAGATTCAACCTCTTCAACATTCCGTTACTTCCTGGAAAGTAACGATGACAGTGATGCAGATGTTGTTCTTGCCAATGGCTCGTTTGTGTTTGACGGAGTCGGGGAGGTTTCATCGGGAGCTATTCAGCAGTTCTCAATTGATCGGAACAATACTGCTGCGGTCAGCCCGATGCAGATTAATATCGACTTTTCGACATTAACCGGGATTTCGACTACCTCAGCAGGAAGTGCAATCACGCTGCAATCGCAGGATGGTTCGAGTCCGGGATCGTTGTCTCGTTTCGTGATTGATGAAACGGGTGTGATCAATGGTATCTTTGATAACGGAATCATCCGGACATTAGGCCAGGTTGTTTTAGCTCGATTTTCAAATCCCCAGGGTTTGCTCGATAACGGGAATACGACATTCCTGGAAGGAGTCAGTTCCGGAACACCTTTCCTGGTGACAGCTGGGAACTTCGGAGCGGGAACGATTCGCTCCGGTTCGATTGAATTGTCCAATACCGATATCGGGCGAAATCTGGTCGATTTGATTGTCTCCTCGACCAACTATCGAGGAAATGCCCGCGTGATCGATTCCGTACAACGGCTCGTCGATGAACTGTTGTTGTTAGGTCGATAA
- a CDS encoding flagellar hook capping FlgD N-terminal domain-containing protein: protein MAVIDTVYSPDGKPISVVDEASTGFNALNAEEFLKLLIVQLQNQDPTEPVSNEALLGQISEMRGLQASIDLEESLDTLTKNQTSAASASFASSAASMIGRYVTATVNNPLTGEDETVEGEVTRAILKDGKAYVGIGEDEIPIENITAVSDVAA from the coding sequence ATGGCTGTTATTGATACGGTCTACAGTCCCGATGGGAAACCGATCAGTGTTGTCGATGAGGCGAGCACCGGATTCAATGCCCTTAATGCGGAAGAGTTTCTCAAGCTTCTGATTGTGCAATTGCAAAATCAGGATCCGACCGAGCCGGTTAGTAATGAAGCTTTGCTAGGGCAGATTTCTGAAATGCGAGGTCTGCAGGCGAGTATCGATCTGGAAGAATCTCTTGATACGCTTACGAAAAACCAGACCAGTGCCGCATCGGCTTCATTTGCCTCATCTGCGGCTTCGATGATCGGGCGGTATGTCACTGCAACCGTGAATAACCCGCTGACGGGTGAAGATGAAACCGTCGAAGGGGAAGTGACTCGCGCCATATTGAAAGATGGCAAAGCTTATGTCGGAATTGGCGAAGACGAAATACCAATTGAAAACATTACGGCTGTCAGCGATGTCGCTGCGTGA
- a CDS encoding flagellar hook-length control protein FliK, with protein MLSRQDALSPITFIAERTLTNLAESQKSSTATQPLANANRPAFADRLKKSQSKKPQSALESTSNARPESASSRKPSGRTPIRETSVERSAETKPKQAETRNEPTENSAIPEEALEVSLASVNTTPIADTDEENLDLESSNPENNFSAPETDHSVEVTMPLSLLSATAKRQQIDTSEAEALDEPVFSETGAATLAPTAFFKALDQNKNSTESPLESQPVLSMEELQAAVKAAGSPGKTSSEVGVISQPEPQNQSTENEEVGEESPIYSVESLASTNSEAETEVQQATDQEQDLENQSESKQSSHVTYETPSAYSSPSQNSVDLPESHSEPESAKSNGTVQIPQAEDVVHEGKVELKTESQIEVHKKEQPTEVDSGNEDTSDESNSQQVSRYGNSSIPVTEHVNPQAKPSTNDVSGQTVSNPTSDVQPVTLETVASKISSIDEQSSRTRMTETNTLAAENRPSVSEGKAEVVRPVLDTSKSEVPQRLASFIQQAAEQGKALKIRLHPPELGTMQIEVNRLNGQVTAKIEVESAAARAVIFEQLGLLKDSLTQQGIKVDQLQVEINEQLANESGNSFSSESGSSDMAQDQQHQREQYGTTGVERDDTTEAEEKQNAPTSKIGVSEMDVQI; from the coding sequence ATGTTGTCACGCCAGGACGCATTGTCTCCCATTACGTTTATCGCCGAACGTACGCTGACGAATCTTGCAGAATCTCAAAAGAGTTCGACTGCCACTCAGCCTCTTGCGAACGCGAATCGCCCAGCTTTCGCAGATCGCCTGAAAAAATCCCAGTCGAAGAAACCGCAATCTGCACTGGAATCGACTTCAAATGCTCGCCCTGAATCGGCATCATCAAGAAAGCCGTCCGGTCGTACACCAATTCGTGAGACAAGCGTCGAACGTTCTGCAGAGACAAAACCGAAACAAGCAGAGACGCGAAATGAGCCAACGGAAAATTCAGCCATTCCAGAAGAGGCATTGGAAGTTTCCTTAGCATCTGTAAATACAACTCCGATTGCGGATACTGATGAGGAAAATTTAGATCTGGAATCATCGAATCCAGAAAACAATTTCTCAGCTCCGGAGACTGATCATTCAGTCGAAGTCACAATGCCGTTAAGTTTACTATCCGCCACAGCGAAGCGTCAGCAGATCGACACTTCAGAAGCAGAGGCTCTGGATGAGCCAGTCTTCTCCGAAACGGGTGCAGCAACATTGGCCCCAACAGCATTTTTCAAAGCGTTGGATCAGAATAAAAACTCAACGGAGAGTCCGCTGGAAAGTCAGCCAGTCCTCTCAATGGAAGAACTGCAGGCCGCAGTTAAAGCTGCAGGCTCTCCTGGGAAAACTTCTTCTGAAGTTGGCGTTATCAGCCAGCCGGAACCTCAAAATCAATCGACTGAAAACGAAGAAGTTGGAGAAGAGTCGCCAATCTATTCTGTTGAATCATTGGCGAGCACGAATAGCGAGGCCGAAACTGAGGTTCAACAGGCAACTGATCAGGAGCAGGATTTAGAGAATCAATCTGAATCCAAACAGAGTTCTCATGTCACTTACGAAACTCCGAGTGCATATTCTTCACCAAGTCAGAACAGTGTCGATCTGCCAGAGAGCCATTCGGAGCCGGAATCGGCTAAGTCAAATGGAACTGTTCAAATTCCTCAAGCTGAGGATGTTGTTCATGAAGGAAAAGTCGAACTCAAGACAGAAAGTCAAATCGAGGTTCATAAGAAGGAGCAGCCAACGGAAGTGGACTCCGGAAATGAGGACACTTCTGACGAATCAAATTCGCAGCAGGTTTCTCGATATGGAAACTCTTCAATTCCGGTTACAGAACACGTCAATCCACAGGCGAAGCCTTCGACAAACGATGTGAGTGGACAGACTGTTTCTAATCCGACCTCTGATGTGCAGCCCGTTACGCTGGAAACTGTTGCCTCTAAAATATCGTCGATTGATGAGCAGTCCAGTCGCACACGGATGACTGAGACCAATACACTCGCTGCGGAGAATCGCCCCTCAGTTTCTGAGGGGAAAGCGGAAGTCGTACGTCCGGTTCTCGATACTTCCAAGAGTGAAGTTCCGCAAAGGCTGGCCAGCTTTATTCAGCAGGCAGCCGAGCAGGGGAAGGCTTTGAAAATTCGCCTGCATCCACCGGAATTGGGGACAATGCAGATCGAAGTGAATCGATTAAATGGTCAAGTGACAGCCAAAATCGAAGTCGAATCGGCTGCGGCTCGAGCCGTGATCTTTGAACAATTGGGATTACTCAAGGATTCCCTGACGCAGCAAGGAATTAAGGTTGACCAACTGCAAGTGGAGATTAACGAGCAACTCGCCAATGAATCAGGAAACTCTTTTTCGAGTGAATCCGGTTCAAGCGATATGGCGCAGGATCAGCAGCACCAGCGGGAGCAATATGGCACCACTGGAGTTGAACGGGATGATACCACCGAAGCCGAAGAAAAACAAAATGCACCCACTTCAAAAATTGGTGTGAGTGAAATGGATGTGCAAATCTAA
- a CDS encoding flagellar export protein FliJ — MSFKFRLESLLTYRRFQLDQCRQLMAEVMRDRANCEESMESLRGERELSLETIRNENSSGQVNIRRMASLRYDVSQLDQNKRELMSHFQRYEHQLQLCRQAVQQADAAVKALERLKEKQQKVDEAKQLKKSEIELQDAWAAVNLRS, encoded by the coding sequence ATGTCCTTCAAATTTCGACTCGAATCTCTGCTCACCTATCGTCGCTTTCAGCTCGACCAATGTCGGCAGTTGATGGCTGAGGTGATGCGTGATCGAGCGAATTGTGAAGAGTCAATGGAATCACTTCGGGGAGAGCGTGAACTCAGTCTGGAAACAATACGCAATGAGAACAGTTCAGGTCAGGTCAATATCCGTCGCATGGCCTCATTAAGATACGACGTCTCTCAACTCGATCAAAATAAGCGGGAGTTAATGTCTCACTTTCAACGATATGAACATCAACTGCAGTTGTGTCGGCAGGCTGTCCAGCAGGCTGATGCGGCTGTGAAAGCGTTGGAGCGTTTGAAAGAGAAACAGCAAAAAGTTGATGAAGCAAAGCAGTTGAAAAAGTCTGAAATCGAACTTCAGGATGCCTGGGCAGCTGTTAATTTGAGATCGTAA
- a CDS encoding FliI/YscN family ATPase, which yields MDGRNQLQWSTKLDGVMPYGLSGRVTRISGMSAHVKGLPAPLGALCRISSAHRSAVDAEVVGLNDDEIIIQPYQDLAGVKGGDLVELKQTRQSLRVGEALLGRVVNARGHYIDGGPNTILPHAIPLQSAPIPPLNRPRIDQTLETGVRAIDSMLTCGQGQRLGIFAGSGVGKSTLLGQLAKYASADVNVVVLVGERGREVREFLERDLGPEGRARSVLVVATSEESALLRRQCAYTGTAIAEFFRDLGLNVLLMMDSVTRFAIAQREIGLAAGEPPATRGYPPSVFAQLPRLLERSGRTEQGSITGLYTVLVEGDDTNEPISDTVRGILDGHIILSRDLAHQSHWPAIDVLSSISRLMNELVTPEHLQASQGLKRLLAAYRQSEDMINIGAYQTGSNREVDRAMQLKPLIDRFLQQSSIEHMPAQETIQHLLKLGSQLISTPTIPKPEPQSATAN from the coding sequence ATGGACGGACGAAATCAACTTCAGTGGAGCACGAAGCTGGATGGTGTAATGCCCTATGGCTTATCGGGACGGGTTACGCGCATCTCAGGAATGTCTGCGCATGTGAAAGGTTTGCCGGCTCCGCTCGGCGCTTTGTGCCGGATTTCCAGTGCTCACCGCTCTGCTGTCGATGCCGAAGTCGTCGGATTGAATGACGATGAAATTATCATTCAACCCTATCAGGATTTGGCCGGTGTCAAAGGGGGTGATCTGGTTGAATTGAAACAGACCAGGCAGTCCTTACGAGTCGGTGAGGCATTGCTGGGGCGTGTTGTCAACGCACGTGGACATTATATCGATGGTGGCCCCAATACAATTTTACCACATGCGATTCCACTCCAGTCTGCCCCCATTCCTCCGCTCAATCGTCCCCGTATCGATCAAACTCTGGAAACGGGTGTACGAGCCATCGATAGTATGCTGACCTGCGGTCAGGGGCAACGGCTCGGAATCTTTGCAGGCAGTGGTGTCGGAAAAAGTACATTGCTGGGACAATTGGCCAAGTATGCCTCAGCAGATGTGAATGTGGTTGTCCTTGTTGGAGAACGAGGTCGGGAAGTCAGAGAATTTCTGGAACGCGATCTCGGTCCCGAAGGACGTGCCCGCAGTGTACTGGTTGTTGCGACCAGTGAAGAATCCGCATTGTTACGACGACAATGTGCCTATACAGGAACAGCTATCGCGGAGTTCTTTCGAGATCTTGGCCTGAACGTTCTGCTCATGATGGATAGCGTGACCCGCTTTGCGATCGCTCAACGCGAAATTGGTCTGGCAGCTGGCGAACCACCTGCGACCCGCGGATATCCGCCCAGCGTGTTCGCTCAACTTCCGCGACTTCTGGAACGAAGTGGACGTACAGAGCAGGGCAGTATTACCGGATTATACACCGTGCTCGTTGAAGGTGATGATACCAATGAGCCAATTTCGGATACCGTTCGTGGTATTCTGGATGGACATATTATTCTCTCGCGTGATTTAGCTCATCAGTCTCATTGGCCAGCGATTGATGTGCTCTCGAGTATCAGTCGATTGATGAATGAACTGGTCACTCCCGAACATCTGCAGGCCAGTCAAGGCTTGAAGCGACTGCTGGCAGCGTATCGGCAATCCGAAGATATGATCAATATTGGAGCCTACCAAACCGGTTCCAATCGCGAAGTCGATCGAGCGATGCAATTGAAACCACTCATTGATCGGTTCCTGCAGCAATCTTCTATTGAACACATGCCTGCTCAGGAAACCATTCAGCATTTGTTGAAATTGGGTAGCCAGTTGATCTCAACCCCAACCATCCCAAAACCGGAACCTCAATCGGCAACGGCCAACTAA
- a CDS encoding FliH/SctL family protein, which yields MSSSTRVMKSNTISAALAGGQFNFEDLQLRCENYLETVRQQSRQMLLDAQEEIEQLKQEAKAEGHQLGLQQGLQEAEKTSQEKVKQEAKTQVDKKLQAVLPGLQQAASQIQDLRQDAEAYWQQQSIELVLAITRKLIHRSIANDPTIVADRIKDVLKLVMGQSEIQLHVSEQDLEQLSDQLEQVTSRIHQTKVQLIGQPELASGECIVQMKYGEIDARIEMQLQRIAEELLGEAS from the coding sequence ATGAGTTCCAGTACCCGAGTCATGAAATCGAATACGATTAGCGCAGCGCTGGCTGGTGGCCAGTTTAACTTTGAAGATCTGCAACTACGCTGCGAAAATTATCTGGAAACCGTCCGGCAACAATCTCGTCAAATGTTGCTCGATGCTCAGGAAGAAATCGAACAGCTCAAGCAGGAAGCCAAAGCAGAAGGTCATCAGCTTGGTCTGCAACAGGGTTTGCAGGAGGCTGAGAAAACATCACAAGAGAAAGTGAAGCAGGAAGCAAAAACTCAGGTGGACAAAAAGTTGCAAGCCGTCCTTCCAGGATTGCAGCAGGCGGCCAGCCAGATTCAGGATCTGCGTCAGGATGCAGAAGCGTATTGGCAGCAGCAATCAATCGAGTTAGTGCTCGCGATCACTCGGAAGTTGATCCATCGGTCGATCGCCAACGATCCAACGATTGTTGCCGATCGAATCAAAGATGTCCTGAAACTTGTGATGGGGCAATCCGAAATCCAATTGCATGTTTCCGAGCAGGACCTGGAACAACTGAGTGATCAGCTCGAACAGGTGACCAGCAGAATTCATCAGACGAAAGTCCAGTTAATTGGCCAGCCAGAATTGGCATCAGGAGAGTGCATCGTTCAAATGAAATATGGTGAGATTGATGCCCGTATCGAAATGCAACTCCAACGCATAGCCGAGGAATTGCTGGGAGAAGCGAGTTAG
- the fliG gene encoding flagellar motor switch protein FliG: MDAIRKSAILLLTLEKPLAREVISQMPRELVEKVTLEIAKIKNVSREEQEKVLDEYYSAARERTPIERGGLQTVDDLLKDSFGSDGASILENVRQSMNSVPFGFLHKVGAENVLTFIVEEHPQTIALILSHLPASQAAEVLSGLPANKQLEVIRRVAHMEQTSPEVVDDVEKSLEGRMLSTINQQLEKAGGVPIVAEILNLTDRMTNRGILENLEEEDSELADEIRRLMFVFDDLMKLDNKAIQSLLKEVDNSQWALALKGASEEIREKILSNLSQRASEMLREEMEFLGSVRVSDVEAMQSQIVDVVRRLEDSGEIAVSAGNSSEQFIA; the protein is encoded by the coding sequence ATGGATGCCATTCGAAAATCAGCCATCTTATTATTGACGTTGGAAAAGCCACTCGCACGCGAAGTGATCAGTCAGATGCCGCGCGAACTGGTTGAAAAGGTAACGCTCGAAATTGCGAAAATCAAAAATGTTTCCCGCGAAGAGCAGGAAAAAGTACTTGACGAATACTACTCAGCTGCTCGGGAACGAACGCCGATTGAGCGGGGAGGGTTGCAGACCGTCGATGATTTACTGAAAGATTCGTTCGGAAGCGATGGGGCTTCGATCCTCGAAAATGTTCGTCAGTCCATGAATTCCGTTCCGTTCGGATTCCTGCATAAAGTGGGGGCAGAAAACGTTCTGACTTTTATTGTCGAAGAACATCCGCAGACCATCGCATTGATCCTCTCTCATTTGCCAGCCTCACAGGCTGCGGAAGTTTTGAGTGGATTGCCAGCCAACAAACAACTCGAAGTGATTCGACGAGTTGCTCATATGGAGCAGACCAGTCCGGAAGTTGTCGATGACGTCGAGAAAAGTCTCGAAGGTCGTATGCTTAGCACGATCAATCAGCAACTTGAAAAAGCGGGCGGTGTGCCGATTGTTGCGGAGATTCTCAACCTGACTGACCGCATGACCAATCGAGGCATCCTGGAAAATCTTGAAGAGGAAGACAGTGAACTGGCCGATGAAATTCGCCGACTGATGTTCGTCTTCGATGACCTGATGAAACTCGATAACAAAGCCATTCAATCGCTCCTCAAAGAAGTGGATAACAGCCAGTGGGCATTGGCGCTCAAGGGAGCCTCGGAAGAGATTCGCGAGAAAATACTTTCCAACCTTTCCCAACGTGCTTCTGAAATGCTCCGGGAAGAAATGGAGTTCCTTGGCTCCGTACGCGTCAGCGATGTCGAAGCGATGCAGTCTCAAATTGTCGATGTTGTTCGACGTCTCGAAGATTCTGGAGAGATTGCCGTTTCCGCTGGGAATTCCAGCGAGCAGTTTATTGCATAA
- the fliE gene encoding flagellar hook-basal body complex protein FliE, whose product MNPSILPTSITPANLPTWTPPVKSTEGSQPVDFQKMLFDSIQETSNLGHTAEQNIETRLMGGDITSAEVFTSMKKADMALKMMMQVRNKVVSAYQEVQQMRM is encoded by the coding sequence ATGAATCCTTCGATTCTGCCAACCTCAATCACTCCTGCGAATTTGCCAACCTGGACCCCCCCAGTCAAAAGCACTGAAGGATCCCAGCCGGTCGATTTTCAGAAGATGTTGTTTGATTCGATCCAGGAAACGAGCAACCTTGGACACACTGCCGAGCAGAATATTGAAACACGATTGATGGGGGGCGATATCACGTCCGCGGAAGTTTTTACCAGTATGAAGAAAGCCGATATGGCTCTCAAAATGATGATGCAGGTGCGGAACAAAGTGGTCAGCGCGTACCAGGAAGTTCAGCAGATGCGGATGTAG
- the flgC gene encoding flagellar basal body rod protein FlgC, with amino-acid sequence MFRTIDIITSGLVSQRQRLNTIAENVANINTTRDAEGNTAPFQRRFVAFSAEKSDGKAAGVEYQVEKDTTSDPRRVYEPNHPDADGEGYVSYPNINLVTEFVNALEASRAYEANVVSFNTTQKIGDMALRILA; translated from the coding sequence ATGTTTCGCACAATCGACATCATTACCAGTGGCCTGGTTTCACAGCGTCAACGACTCAACACAATTGCCGAGAACGTGGCCAATATCAACACAACTCGGGATGCCGAAGGGAATACCGCTCCGTTTCAAAGACGGTTCGTTGCCTTTTCCGCTGAAAAATCTGACGGTAAAGCCGCAGGAGTCGAATATCAAGTTGAAAAAGACACAACTTCCGATCCTCGCAGAGTTTACGAGCCGAATCATCCCGACGCGGATGGTGAAGGTTATGTCAGTTACCCAAATATCAATCTTGTCACAGAGTTCGTAAATGCATTAGAAGCATCTCGTGCCTACGAAGCCAACGTCGTCTCGTTCAATACCACTCAGAAAATCGGCGACATGGCACTGCGAATTCTCGCCTGA
- a CDS encoding flagellar basal body rod protein FlgB: MLDPILQQTTLPILEQAAIFGQKRHQVLAGNIANIDTPDYRTRDLSVDKFEESLKQAIQARRHNAHPQPMLPNVLGQSPGSPSLSQLHWQQASLGNPSVLNSTGQMGQVQPKLEDYFPKSLSVAESVNNRNLTFHDGANRSIEMESMEMVKNASLQGFAIEVMRSQMSMLEAVISERVV; the protein is encoded by the coding sequence ATGCTTGATCCCATTTTACAACAGACAACTCTCCCCATCCTCGAGCAGGCGGCCATTTTTGGTCAGAAGCGGCATCAGGTGCTCGCGGGAAATATCGCCAATATCGATACACCCGATTATCGCACGCGCGATCTGTCTGTTGACAAATTTGAAGAATCGCTCAAACAGGCCATCCAGGCACGCAGGCACAACGCCCATCCGCAACCGATGCTACCGAATGTGCTGGGCCAGTCTCCGGGCAGCCCCTCCCTTTCACAACTGCATTGGCAGCAGGCAAGTCTGGGAAATCCTTCGGTACTTAACTCCACCGGACAAATGGGGCAGGTTCAGCCGAAACTCGAAGATTATTTTCCAAAGTCTCTTTCCGTTGCAGAATCGGTTAACAACCGGAACTTGACTTTCCACGATGGAGCCAACCGCAGTATCGAAATGGAGTCGATGGAAATGGTGAAGAACGCATCCCTCCAGGGATTCGCCATCGAAGTGATGCGATCTCAAATGAGCATGCTTGAGGCGGTGATCAGCGAGCGTGTCGTTTAA